One window from the genome of Fusobacterium necrogenes encodes:
- a CDS encoding TrbG/VirB9 family P-type conjugative transfer protein, giving the protein MHIKKIAIIFSLIIAANSYSANTVLEQITPNKQVIISGIREAKNGVQTNFVYNEDAMYTIYCRVNYLTAIMLAPNEQIISVSGGDTARWQKSQSTTGSSEGTRQVIYIKPFSINLRTNLIINTNKRMYNINLYSAKEWYNPVVKWLYPDEVMKIQEAKEKTIVTTGNLEDHNYNYTVSTKRYDFTPSSIFDDGQKTYFVLKNTQELPVFYIREKGSKQDQLVNFRIQGNYYIIDRIFEEGVLKLGNKRIVIKNKNYRYKEE; this is encoded by the coding sequence ATGCACATAAAAAAAATTGCAATAATTTTTAGTTTAATAATAGCGGCAAATAGCTATTCAGCTAATACAGTTTTAGAGCAAATAACACCAAATAAGCAAGTTATTATATCTGGTATAAGGGAAGCGAAAAATGGAGTACAGACAAACTTTGTATATAATGAAGATGCAATGTATACAATTTATTGTAGAGTTAATTATTTAACAGCTATTATGTTAGCTCCAAATGAACAAATCATTAGTGTATCTGGAGGAGATACAGCAAGGTGGCAAAAATCTCAAAGTACAACAGGCTCAAGTGAGGGTACAAGACAAGTAATATATATTAAACCATTTTCAATTAATTTAAGAACAAACTTAATAATTAACACAAATAAAAGAATGTATAACATCAATTTATATTCTGCTAAAGAGTGGTACAACCCAGTAGTTAAATGGTTATATCCAGATGAAGTTATGAAGATCCAAGAAGCTAAAGAAAAAACTATAGTAACAACAGGAAATTTAGAAGATCATAACTATAATTATACAGTAAGTACAAAAAGATATGATTTTACACCTTCATCTATTTTTGATGACGGACAAAAAACTTATTTTGTATTAAAAAATACTCAAGAGTTACCAGTTTTTTATATTAGAGAAAAAGGGTCAAAACAAGATCAATTAGTTAATTTTAGAATACAAGGTAACTATTATATTATTGATAGAATATTTGAAGAAGGAGTATTAAAATTAGGAAATAAAAGAATAGTTATAAAAAATAAAAATTACAGATATAAGGAGGAATAA
- a CDS encoding type IV secretion system protein: MDKLDIFKKKNKELNSEKKENNKSKKEVDYDKATEDLFEFYAQQSKRVNTYKIIALLMITLTIISTLGCIYLSTRSTLIPYVVEVDKVGEAKAIRKADQIYIPKEIENRYFIRDIVSKMRAIPRDSVLYSRNFRQLSYFLTEAMLQKHQDILINEDTNNLAKQLISRDINITSFNKVPRTKNTYQVKWNEKMYSAEGLEISNSNFVGLFTITNEQPKEIDEININPLGIIVEDFSISKEEE; the protein is encoded by the coding sequence TTGGATAAACTAGATATATTTAAAAAAAAAAATAAGGAATTAAATTCAGAGAAAAAAGAAAATAATAAATCAAAAAAAGAAGTAGATTATGATAAAGCTACAGAAGATCTATTTGAGTTTTATGCACAACAAAGTAAAAGAGTAAATACTTATAAAATAATAGCTTTATTAATGATAACTTTAACAATAATATCAACATTAGGTTGTATTTACTTATCAACAAGATCGACATTAATTCCTTATGTTGTAGAAGTTGATAAAGTAGGAGAAGCAAAAGCTATTAGAAAAGCGGATCAAATATATATTCCTAAAGAAATAGAAAATAGATATTTCATAAGAGATATTGTAAGTAAAATGAGAGCTATTCCTAGAGATAGTGTTTTGTACTCAAGAAACTTTCGACAATTATCTTATTTTTTGACTGAAGCTATGTTACAAAAACACCAAGATATATTAATTAATGAAGATACTAATAATTTAGCAAAACAATTAATTTCGAGAGATATAAATATAACTAGCTTTAATAAAGTTCCAAGAACAAAAAATACATATCAAGTTAAATGGAATGAAAAAATGTATTCAGCAGAAGGACTAGAGATTTCTAATTCTAATTTTGTTGGTTTATTTACAATAACAAATGAGCAACCCAAAGAAATAGATGAGATTAATATAAATCCTTTAGGAATAATAGTTGAGGATTTTTCAATATCTAAAGAGGAGGAATAA
- a CDS encoding TrbC/VirB2 family protein, translated as MLKKFKIGMLSLFWSVATFASTNSKMVWESPADEISKSISGPMAKVIALVVIVASAFGWVLTQDSGIMGKIIRIVVALAVVGGASVLLGLFNITGGVMIG; from the coding sequence ATGTTAAAAAAATTTAAAATTGGAATGTTATCTTTATTCTGGAGTGTAGCAACTTTTGCAAGTACTAACTCTAAAATGGTATGGGAAAGTCCTGCCGACGAAATATCTAAATCAATAAGTGGGCCAATGGCAAAGGTGATAGCTTTAGTTGTTATTGTAGCGTCTGCTTTTGGTTGGGTGCTTACACAAGATTCTGGAATAATGGGAAAAATAATTAGAATAGTAGTGGCATTAGCAGTAGTAGGTGGGGCAAGTGTACTATTAGGACTATTCAATATTACAGGGGGGGTAATGATTGGATAA